Proteins co-encoded in one Scylla paramamosain isolate STU-SP2022 chromosome 43, ASM3559412v1, whole genome shotgun sequence genomic window:
- the LOC135093754 gene encoding uncharacterized protein LOC135093754: MKVLCLVAAACVVAVAGDDTRGGFHGGGFGRPGRPGRPGSGILDTIVDGLTGSIHGGQGGIHGGIHGGGHGGHGGVVHGRQCGVNVPTHITTGCKLFTRNLYGQYVCDRNQKPAYRCPPLRAECPLATRFGPPIQCTLDTDCPGISDKCCCDACLDHPVCKPSA; this comes from the exons ATGAAG gtCCTGTGCCTCGTGGCCGCTGCGTGTGTCGTGGCTGTGGCGGGAGATGACACCAGGGGGGGCTTCCACGGCGGTGGTTTTGGCAGACCCGGAAGGCCTGGGAGACCTGGCAGTGGCATTCTGGATACCATTGTAGACGGACTTACTGGGAGCATACATGGAGGACAAGGGGGAATACACGGAGGCATTCACGGTGGAGGCCACGGGGGTCACGGGGGTGTAGTGCATGGGCGGCAGTGCGGTGTGAATGTCCCCACGCACATCACCACTGGCTGCAAGCTGTTCACTAGAAACCTCTACGGACAGTACGTGTGTGACAGGAACCAGA AGCCAGCCTACCGGTGCCCGCCCCTCCGTGCCGAGTGCCCTCTTGCCACCAGGTTCGGGCCGCCCATTCAGTGCACGCTCGACACTGACTGTCCGGGCATCTCTGACAAGTGTTGCTGTGACGCCTGCCTTGACCATCCCGTGTGTAAACCTTCCGCCTAA
- the LOC135093753 gene encoding WD repeat-containing protein 86-like → MGCQGSKGDAEAEGGKYLLETVTGHTDSINCMALSEDESVLVTGDDREARLWDVDGGQGGPTEEMGTLKGHTSYVTSVDVSGVYVVTGSSDCTVKKWDMTTCECCFTYEGHKGKVMRVICTGEYIISSSVDKTAKVWIFDTSDITPEAKQRCCVRTFEGHTMGVHPIMYIPANESSKGGGGKRKEKKEEEEEEEEEEEEEEEDKEDEMTDVLNEELVVTGSADNTARLWAISTGACLVTYRDHRGAIMTMATDGEARILFTGSADNTIRSYEIRTGRPLKVYYGHNSPIICMTVVNQLMYTGDTGGKAKSWVWRYGDSTCEYKGHNNTVTCLKFHQGILYTGCGDGLIRAFDAKTGVLRQTFRRKQSEGAGAGVVNCLTVCGNKLYSGSHDGMLRVWDVSSWVNGGKNGKEKAT, encoded by the exons ATGGGTTGTCAGGGCAGCAAGGGAGACGCGGAGGCGGAGGGCGGCAAGTATCTGCTGGAGACGGTGACGGGGCACACGGATTCTATCAACTGCATGGCGTTGTCTGAGGATGAGTCTGTGTTGGTGACTGGGGACGACAGGGAGGCGAGGCTGTGGGACGTGGATGGAGGACAAGGCGGCCCAACAGAAGAAATGGGGACGTTGAA AGGACACACCAGCTACGTGACATCCGTGGACGTCTCCGGGGTCTACGTGGTGACGGGCTCCAGTGACTGCACCGTCAAGAAATGGGACATGACCACGTGCGAGTGTTGCTTCACTTAcgagg GTCATAAGGGGAAGGTGATGCGGGTGATCTGCACAGGTGAGTACATCATTAGCTCCTCCGTCGACAAGACTGCCAAGGTGTGGATCTTTGACACCTCGGATATCACACCTGAAGCGAAGCAGAGGTGTTGCGTGCGCACTTtcgag GGGCACACAATGGGCGTGCACCCGATCATGTACATCCCGGCGAATGAGTCCAGCAAGGGCGgcggggggaagaggaaggagaaaaaagaggaggaggaggaggaggaggaggaggaggaggaggaggaggaggacaaggaggacgagATGACCGATGTGCTGAACGAAGAGCTGGTGGTGACTGGCAGCGCTGACAACACCGCTCGTCTCTGGGCCATCAGCACTGGGGCTTGTTTAGTG aCGTACAGAGACCACAGGGGAGCCATCATGACCATGGCCACAGACGGGGAGGCCAGGATCCTTTTCACCGGCAGCGCAGACAATACCATACGATCCTACGAGATCCGCACAGGGCGTCCACTCAAG GTGTACTACGGCCACAACAGCCCCATCATCTGCATGACCGTGGTGAACCAGCTGATGTACACGGGGGACACCGGGGGCAAGGCCAAGAGCTGGGTGTGGCGGTACGGGGACAGCACATGTGAATACAAGGGGCACAATAACACAGTCACCTGCCTCAAGTTTCATCAGGGGATAC TGTACACAGGCTGCGGGGACGGGCTGATCCGTGCCTTTGACGCCAAGACGGGAGTGCTGCGGCAGACCTTCAGGCGGAAACAGAGTGAAGGCGCCGGAGCTGGAGTGGTGAACTGTCTGACGGTCTGTGGAAACAAGCTGTATTCTGGCAGCCACGACGGGATGCTTAGGGTGTGGGACGTGAGCTCCtg ggtcaatggaggaaaaaatgggaaggaaaaagcaaCGTGA
- the LOC135093755 gene encoding keratin, type I cytoskeletal 9-like: MARLAVVVVVVVVVTAIAECSEEGGTRRLGQEDSKVIPWDTKRVNQDETKNQEGTGTRSQWGNRRFYHDIKSISQEDTRRLNKEDTKRLNQDEAKNQEDTETRSQWGNRRFHHDTKSKSQEDTRRLSKEDTKRMNQEDNKRTDQWDNRKLSQRDTKALNQEELQALFQEDIKRMKRDNTSNSNGLLIQASTQHLSSYSTVPGGGGGGGGIGSANTGGFGGVSGGGSSYTSGFGGRGTGGGSADTNTGGFSGRGAISTGGGTGGGGSYTSGFGGGATGGRGVNSYSTGVGGGGGGGSGGVGIKLGVSGITGTGSRGGSGGGGGGGGSTYSSVASDAFGSGTGGRKGIGGGSGGGSSGYSGVGDGAKGLDTSASGVYTQGGVGGGGGGGGGGGGRKNVTPFRTSGGGGFGVTRRGNVGGGGGEGGGGGGGGGGYFGGDFGTGSLEDTIPGTPGVDYPAFSSAPPTGFSCGSLRGYYADDAQEAGCQVFHVCQGDGRQDTFLCPIGTLFNQQYFVCDWWFNVNCAAASSFYSLNDDLFTTFFTSPGVSGEVPYVKGPQRPSTAYGVPGK, from the exons ATGGCGAGGctggcagttgtggtggtggtggtggtagtggtgacagcAATAG CGGAGTGTAGCGAGGAGGGAGGCACCAGGAGGCTAGGGCAAGAGGACTCCAAGGTAATCCCGTGGGACACCAAGAGAGTGAACCAAGATGAAACTAAGAATCAAGAGGGCACTGGGACGAGAAGCCAGTGGGGGAACAGAAGGTTTTATCACGACATCAAGAGCATAAGCCAAGAGGACACGAGGAGACTAAATAAAGAGGACACCAAGAGGTTGAACCAAGATGAAGCTAAGAATCAAGAGGACACCGAGACGAGAAGCCAGTGGGGGAACAGAAGGTTTCATCACGACACCAAGAGCAAAAGCCAAGAGGACACGAGGAGGCTGAGTAAAGAGGACACCAAGAGGATGAACCAAGAGGACAACAAGAGAACAGACCAATGGGACAATAGGAAACTCAGTCAAAGGGACACTAAAGCCCTGAACCAAGAGGAACTTCAGGCTTTATTCCAAGAGGACattaagaggatgaagagagacaACACTAGTAATTCCAATGGCCTCTTGATTCAGGCCTCCACACAGCATCTATCCAGTTACAGCACGGttcctggcggtggtggtggtggaggtggaataGGTAGTGCAAATACTGGTGGCTTTGGTggagtaagtggtggtggtagcagttaTACAAGTGGATTTGGTGGACGAGGAACTGGTGGAGGTTCAGCAGATACAAATACTGGTGGTTTTAGCGGCAGAGGTGCAAtaagtactggtggtggtactggtggagGGGGCAGCTACACCAGTGGCTTCGGCGGTGGTGCTACTGGTGGTCGAGGTGTTAATAGTTACAGTACaggtgttggtggaggtggtggagggggcagtggtggtgttggtattaAATTAGGAGTTAGTGGTATTACTGGTACCGGGagtagaggtggtagtggtggtggtggtggaggtggtggtagtacttaTAGCAGTGTTGCCAGTGATGCCTTTGGTAGTGGAACAGGTGGAAGAAagggtattggtggtggtagtggtggtggcagcagtggttACAGTGGAGTTGGTGATGGCGCCAAGGGATTGGATACCAGCGCAAGTGGAGTTTATACCcaaggtggagtaggaggaggaggaggaggagggggaggaggaggaggaaggaaaaatgtcacACCATTCagaacaagtggtggtggtggatttggTGTGACAAGGAGGGGGAAtgtaggcggaggaggaggagaaggaggaggaggaggaggaggaggaggaggatacttcGGAGGAGACTTTGGGACCGGCAGTCTGGAGGACACCATCCCAGGAACCCCCGGCGTGGACTACCCAGCATTCTCGTCAGCGCCTCCTACGGGATTTTCTTGTGGGTCCCTCCGTGGCTATTACGCTGACGACGCCCAGGAGGCAGGCTGTCAG GTGTTTCACGTGTGCCAGGGGGACGGGCGGCAGGACACCTTCCTCTGCCCCATAGGAACGCTCTTCAATCAACAGTACTTCGTGTGTGACTGGTGGTTCAACGTGAACtgcgccgccgcctcctccttctactccctcAACGATGACCTATTTACCACTTTCTTCACCTCCCCTGGCGTGTCTGGCGAGGTGCCCTACGTCAAGGGTCCCCAGCGCCCCTCCACAGCCTACGGTGTCCCCGGGAAGTGA